A region from the Salifodinibacter halophilus genome encodes:
- a CDS encoding isocitrate lyase yields MSDLKSNINEIETLLNRQGDAWRAINPEHVARMRAQNRFHTGLDIARHTAKIMREDMAAYDTDPSQYTQSLGCWHGFFGQQKAISIKKHFGSLKGRYLYLSGWMIAALRSEFGPLPDQSMHEKTAVPDLIEELYTFLKQADAWELNHYFRDLEAARENEDDIAAQNAQSQIDNFETHVIPIIADIDAGFGNEEATYLLAKKMIEAGACAIQIENQVSDVKQCGHQAGKVTVPHANFLAKINAVRYAFLELGVPDGIIVARTDSLGAGLTQQLAVSHEPGDLGDQYNSFLAGEKITDPSEVNASDVVIKQNGQLVRLNRLDSGLFEFQEDTGEDRVVLDCITSLKNGADLLWIETSTPNVGHIGSMVGRIRQEIPDAKLVYNNSPSFNWTLNFRQQVFDTWHEQGTDVSGYERANLMSPAYDDTELARVADEWTRDFQRDAARNAGVFHHLITLPTYHTAALSTDQLTRNYFGDDAMFAYVRDVQREEIRDSIATVKHQDMAGSNIGDDHKEFFSRENALKAGGVDNTMNQFG; encoded by the coding sequence ATGTCTGATCTTAAGTCCAATATTAACGAGATAGAAACATTATTAAACCGCCAAGGTGACGCCTGGCGTGCCATCAATCCGGAACACGTGGCCCGTATGCGTGCCCAGAACCGCTTTCACACCGGTCTCGACATTGCACGTCACACCGCGAAAATCATGCGTGAGGATATGGCCGCTTATGACACCGACCCGTCGCAATACACCCAGTCGCTAGGCTGCTGGCATGGTTTTTTCGGTCAACAGAAAGCGATTTCGATCAAGAAGCATTTCGGCAGCCTCAAGGGCCGATATCTGTATTTGTCCGGGTGGATGATTGCTGCTTTACGCAGTGAGTTCGGCCCATTACCGGATCAATCGATGCATGAAAAAACGGCTGTTCCGGACTTGATCGAAGAGCTTTACACATTCCTCAAACAGGCCGATGCCTGGGAGCTCAATCATTACTTCCGGGATCTCGAAGCGGCGCGTGAAAACGAGGATGATATTGCCGCGCAAAACGCGCAGAGCCAGATCGACAATTTCGAAACCCACGTCATCCCGATCATTGCCGATATCGACGCCGGTTTCGGCAACGAAGAGGCCACCTATCTTCTTGCCAAAAAGATGATTGAAGCCGGCGCTTGCGCAATCCAGATCGAAAACCAGGTCTCGGATGTCAAACAATGCGGCCACCAGGCCGGCAAGGTCACGGTGCCGCATGCCAACTTCCTGGCCAAGATCAACGCTGTGCGTTACGCCTTCCTGGAACTGGGGGTGCCGGACGGCATCATCGTCGCCCGCACCGATTCCCTCGGCGCTGGTCTCACCCAACAGCTCGCGGTCTCGCATGAGCCGGGCGATTTGGGCGACCAGTACAACAGTTTCTTGGCTGGCGAGAAAATAACCGATCCATCCGAGGTCAACGCCTCCGATGTCGTGATCAAGCAAAACGGTCAGCTCGTGCGGCTTAATCGCCTGGACTCGGGTCTATTCGAGTTTCAAGAAGACACGGGCGAAGACCGCGTGGTGCTGGACTGCATCACTAGCCTGAAAAACGGCGCCGACTTGCTCTGGATCGAAACATCCACGCCCAATGTCGGCCATATCGGCAGCATGGTCGGACGTATCCGACAGGAGATTCCCGACGCCAAGCTGGTCTACAACAATAGCCCGTCGTTCAACTGGACCTTAAACTTCCGGCAACAGGTGTTCGATACCTGGCACGAGCAAGGTACAGATGTGTCCGGCTACGAGCGGGCCAATCTCATGAGCCCGGCATACGACGATACCGAACTGGCTCGGGTGGCCGATGAATGGACCCGCGATTTTCAGCGCGATGCCGCACGCAATGCGGGGGTGTTCCATCATCTGATCACGTTGCCGACCTATCACACGGCGGCGCTGTCCACCGATCAGCTAACGCGAAACTACTTCGGCGACGACGCCATGTTTGCCTACGTGCGGGATGTTCAGCGTGAAGAAATCCGTGACAGCATCGCCACAGTCAAGCATCAGGATATGGCTGGTTCCAACATCGGCGATGACCATAAGGAATTCTTCTCCCGGGAAAACGCACTCAAAGCCGGTGGCGTTGATAACACCATGAACCAGTTCGGCTAA
- the secA gene encoding preprotein translocase subunit SecA — MANFLTRLFGSRNDRVVKRLHKNVDAVNSREQALEQLSDTELAAKTDEFRERLNGKAKLDDLRDEAFAVVREAAKRTLGMRHFDVQIVGGTVLHQGKIAEMKTGEGKTLVATLAVYLNALAGEGTHIITVNDYLAARDAEWMRQLYGFLGLTVGVIYSGQDQEEKKAAYASDVTYGTNNEFGFDYLRDNMAFSPEDRVQRGLSYAIVDEVDSILIDEARTPLIISGPTDEDPDVCRKIDPLVGHLTPQTEEDGPGDYWAEEKDKQVYLTEEGHERVEGLLRQIGLLGEGDSLYDANNIALMHHMNAALRARLLYQNNVDYIVSGGEVVIVDEFTGRTMPGRRWSDGLHQAMEAKEGVGIQQENQTLASITFQNFFRMYDKLAGMTGTADTEAYEFQTIYGLEVVVIPTNRPLRRTDRPDQIYMTSVDKFAAIADEIEEARGRGQPVLIGTASIDSSEILSDLLNKRSISHEVLNAKQHEREAEIIAQAGQPSAVTIATNMAGRGTDIVPGGNSDLALDALEEGDEAGRQRILDEYQKAHDQVVDAGGLLVIGSERHESRRVDNQLRGRSGRQGDPGASRFYLSLEDNLMRVFTPPRLRTMLQNMGLEEGEAIEHRWVTRAIENAQRKVESHNFDIRKQLLEYDNVANDQRQVVYEQRNEIMDADDVGDIIDNIWSDVVDGLISEHVPPETLEEQWDIPGLVEAIERDFGENLPIQQWLDEETSLDEEGLRERIGKRLKDAYEAKREAVGLEVVRDVEKAVLLQVLDSLWQEHLAAMDYLRRGIHLRGFAQKDPKNEYKREAFEMFNSMLERLKHETVTVLARGQITEEISDEAEEASRRQQANLNLQHAEATAAAEQAMADDTGGEPVPSRDTAATAEAEAEATPETYVREDRKIGRNETCPCGKGKKYKHCCGQR; from the coding sequence ATGGCTAATTTTCTTACGCGTCTGTTCGGTAGCCGCAACGACCGTGTTGTTAAACGGCTCCACAAGAATGTCGATGCGGTCAATTCACGTGAGCAGGCGCTGGAGCAGCTCTCGGATACCGAGCTGGCAGCCAAAACGGACGAGTTTCGTGAGCGGCTCAACGGTAAAGCCAAACTCGACGACCTGCGTGACGAGGCATTTGCGGTGGTGCGCGAAGCCGCCAAGCGAACGCTCGGCATGCGCCATTTCGACGTTCAGATCGTCGGTGGCACGGTGCTTCATCAGGGCAAGATCGCCGAGATGAAAACCGGCGAAGGCAAAACCCTGGTCGCCACGCTTGCGGTCTATCTGAACGCGCTGGCGGGCGAGGGCACGCACATCATCACGGTCAACGACTATCTGGCCGCGCGCGACGCCGAATGGATGCGCCAACTCTACGGTTTTCTCGGGCTTACCGTGGGCGTGATCTATTCCGGTCAGGACCAGGAGGAGAAAAAAGCCGCCTACGCGTCGGATGTCACCTACGGCACGAACAACGAATTCGGCTTCGATTATCTCCGCGATAACATGGCGTTTTCGCCGGAAGACCGTGTGCAGCGTGGGCTCTCCTACGCGATTGTCGACGAAGTCGATTCGATCCTGATCGACGAAGCGCGTACGCCGCTGATCATTTCCGGTCCGACCGACGAGGACCCGGATGTCTGCCGCAAGATCGATCCGCTGGTTGGTCACCTCACGCCGCAAACCGAGGAAGACGGGCCGGGCGACTACTGGGCTGAAGAAAAAGACAAGCAGGTTTATCTAACCGAAGAAGGCCACGAGCGCGTCGAAGGGCTGCTGCGCCAGATCGGCCTGCTGGGCGAGGGCGATAGCCTCTACGATGCCAACAATATCGCGCTCATGCACCACATGAACGCGGCCTTGCGCGCCCGTTTGCTGTATCAAAACAACGTCGACTATATCGTCTCGGGTGGTGAAGTCGTCATTGTCGACGAATTCACAGGCCGAACCATGCCGGGTCGGCGTTGGTCGGATGGCCTGCACCAGGCGATGGAAGCCAAGGAAGGCGTTGGCATTCAGCAGGAAAATCAGACCCTGGCGTCGATTACCTTCCAGAACTTCTTCCGCATGTACGACAAGCTCGCGGGCATGACCGGCACGGCCGATACCGAAGCCTACGAGTTCCAGACGATCTATGGGCTGGAAGTCGTCGTCATCCCAACGAATCGGCCGCTTCGACGGACCGACCGGCCCGACCAGATCTATATGACGTCGGTCGACAAGTTCGCCGCGATCGCCGACGAAATCGAAGAAGCCAGAGGGCGGGGGCAGCCAGTACTGATCGGTACGGCCTCGATTGATTCCTCAGAGATCCTGTCGGATCTGCTCAACAAGCGCAGTATTAGCCACGAAGTGTTGAACGCCAAGCAACACGAGCGCGAAGCCGAGATCATCGCCCAGGCGGGCCAGCCGTCGGCGGTGACCATCGCGACCAACATGGCCGGCCGTGGTACTGACATCGTGCCCGGTGGCAATTCCGATTTGGCGCTGGATGCGTTGGAAGAGGGCGACGAAGCCGGCCGTCAGCGGATATTGGACGAATATCAGAAAGCCCACGATCAAGTCGTGGACGCTGGTGGGTTGCTGGTCATCGGCTCCGAGCGCCACGAATCCCGCCGCGTCGACAATCAGCTCCGTGGCCGATCCGGACGTCAGGGCGACCCCGGGGCTTCCAGGTTTTACCTGTCGTTGGAAGACAACCTGATGCGGGTATTCACCCCGCCGCGGCTTCGCACGATGCTGCAAAACATGGGGTTGGAAGAAGGCGAGGCCATTGAGCATCGCTGGGTTACGCGCGCGATCGAAAACGCGCAGCGTAAGGTTGAGTCGCATAACTTCGATATCCGTAAGCAACTGCTGGAATACGACAACGTCGCCAACGATCAGCGCCAGGTCGTCTACGAGCAGCGCAACGAGATCATGGACGCTGACGATGTCGGTGACATCATCGACAATATCTGGTCCGATGTCGTCGATGGCCTGATCAGCGAACACGTGCCGCCGGAAACGCTGGAAGAACAGTGGGATATTCCGGGCTTGGTTGAGGCGATCGAGCGCGACTTTGGCGAGAACCTTCCAATCCAGCAATGGCTCGACGAAGAAACGAGCCTGGACGAAGAAGGTCTGCGCGAGCGTATCGGCAAGCGTCTGAAAGATGCCTACGAAGCCAAGCGTGAAGCAGTCGGCCTCGAAGTCGTGCGCGATGTCGAAAAAGCCGTGTTGCTCCAGGTGCTCGATTCACTCTGGCAGGAACACTTGGCGGCCATGGATTATCTGCGCCGTGGTATCCATCTGCGTGGCTTTGCGCAGAAAGATCCCAAAAACGAATACAAGCGTGAAGCGTTCGAGATGTTCAACTCGATGCTCGAGCGTTTGAAGCACGAAACCGTGACGGTGCTTGCCCGTGGCCAGATCACCGAGGAAATATCGGATGAGGCGGAGGAGGCCAGCCGTCGCCAGCAGGCCAACCTCAACCTCCAACACGCCGAGGCGACCGCCGCGGCCGAACAGGCGATGGCCGACGACACCGGCGGTGAGCCGGTGCCGTCACGTGATACCGCAGCCACCGCCGAAGCCGAAGCCGAGGCGACGCCGGAGACCTATGTTCGCGAAGACCGCAAGATCGGTCGTAACGAGACCTGTCCCTGTGGTAAAGGCAAGAAATACAAACACTGTTGCGGACAGCGTTAA
- a CDS encoding DUF721 domain-containing protein translates to MSATSSNSPRSLQAVLYAASGHTLRRASYLRRIHSVVASQLPPGLSDQVHTAGFGGARLRLHVPNGTLATRIRYLQPALARALARTHRLKLDTVDVKVRPDEFIQPPERRTKRDIPADVAQQMQSIAGGVNHPPLANALRQLAEAGHPTDNDSVRY, encoded by the coding sequence ATGTCGGCGACTTCATCCAACAGTCCGCGGTCACTCCAAGCGGTACTCTACGCCGCCAGCGGCCATACGCTCCGCCGTGCCAGCTATTTACGACGCATCCACAGCGTGGTCGCGAGCCAGCTACCGCCCGGGCTCAGCGACCAAGTCCATACCGCCGGATTCGGCGGCGCGCGGCTGCGCTTGCATGTCCCCAATGGCACCTTGGCCACGCGGATTCGCTATCTCCAGCCTGCGCTGGCACGCGCCCTGGCGCGCACACACCGGCTTAAACTCGACACTGTCGATGTCAAGGTCCGCCCGGATGAGTTTATTCAACCACCCGAGCGACGAACGAAACGCGACATACCAGCCGATGTCGCCCAGCAAATGCAGTCGATCGCCGGGGGCGTCAACCACCCGCCGCTGGCCAACGCGCTGCGACAGCTTGCCGAAGCCGGCCATCCAACCGACAACGACAGTGTAAGGTACTAA
- a CDS encoding APC family permease: protein MSEGNNQQAALQRSLGLGSVVLTGVAYMAPMIVLGTYGVVAQASAGTVPSAYVLALVAMLFTAYSYGRMAAAYPVSGSAYTYVGQAIGPKMGFLAGWLILLDYFFLPLVIWLIGASYLSAEFPGVPTGVWVFAYILVTSALNIIGIRVATTVNFVLMSFEVLVLLVFIALSMAHFWMVDTGAGALTPFFNAHTTLAATSAGAALAAYSFIGFDAVTTLTEETKQPERNVPRAVMATALIGGLIFIIASYAVGLAHPGTSFQNVDSAAFGIATTIGGDLVAAIFIAGMIVTQFASGVAAQATASRLLYAMGRDGVLPRSVFGYLAPKLNTPVFGIALIGIVGFAGVFLSVSTSTSFINFGAFSAFTLVNLSVIVHCLRQNARPGLWHIIGWIGMPLIGALIDAYLLYSLDTPAHVIGGIWLLIGIVALGWLTRGFRQPPPKMRIDESAS, encoded by the coding sequence ATGAGTGAAGGCAATAATCAGCAGGCGGCACTGCAGCGCAGTCTTGGCCTCGGATCGGTGGTTTTGACTGGTGTCGCATATATGGCGCCGATGATTGTGCTGGGCACCTACGGCGTCGTGGCGCAAGCGTCTGCGGGTACGGTGCCGTCGGCTTATGTCCTCGCGCTCGTCGCCATGCTGTTTACCGCGTACAGTTACGGCCGCATGGCGGCCGCTTACCCGGTATCGGGCTCGGCTTATACATACGTGGGCCAAGCTATTGGCCCCAAAATGGGATTCCTGGCCGGCTGGCTGATCCTGCTGGATTACTTCTTTTTGCCGCTGGTGATCTGGCTGATTGGCGCCTCGTATCTGAGCGCTGAATTCCCCGGCGTGCCGACCGGCGTCTGGGTTTTCGCTTATATCCTGGTTACGAGCGCCCTGAATATCATTGGTATCCGTGTGGCAACGACCGTGAATTTCGTGCTCATGAGTTTCGAGGTCCTGGTCTTGCTGGTGTTTATCGCGCTCAGCATGGCGCATTTTTGGATGGTGGATACCGGTGCTGGGGCACTAACGCCGTTTTTTAATGCGCATACGACACTGGCGGCAACATCCGCGGGCGCTGCATTAGCGGCTTATTCGTTCATCGGTTTCGATGCCGTCACGACCTTGACCGAGGAAACCAAACAGCCTGAACGCAATGTCCCGCGCGCGGTAATGGCGACGGCGTTGATTGGCGGCTTGATCTTCATTATCGCGAGTTACGCGGTCGGCCTGGCCCATCCGGGCACATCATTCCAAAACGTGGATTCTGCCGCCTTCGGCATTGCCACCACCATCGGCGGCGATCTGGTTGCCGCCATATTCATCGCCGGCATGATTGTGACGCAGTTCGCGTCTGGTGTCGCCGCTCAAGCCACCGCCTCTCGGCTGCTTTACGCCATGGGGCGTGATGGTGTGCTGCCACGCTCGGTCTTCGGCTATCTCGCGCCGAAATTAAACACGCCGGTATTCGGCATAGCACTGATTGGTATTGTCGGTTTTGCCGGGGTTTTTCTAAGTGTTAGCACCTCCACCTCGTTTATCAATTTCGGTGCCTTTAGCGCATTCACGTTGGTTAACCTGAGCGTGATCGTGCACTGTCTGCGGCAAAACGCTAGGCCGGGCTTGTGGCATATCATCGGTTGGATAGGCATGCCGTTGATCGGCGCGCTGATCGACGCCTACCTGCTTTACAGCTTGGATACCCCGGCGCACGTTATTGGTGGTATTTGGTTGCTCATTGGCATTGTGGCCCTGGGGTGGCTAACTCGTGGATTTAGGCAGCCACCGCCTAAAATGCGTATCGACGAGTCAGCTTCTTAG
- a CDS encoding carbon-nitrogen hydrolase, whose translation MTRNTADMQVALAQQCPVVADPDTNLATVETTLAEQTEADLVVWPELFLPGYTIARVDTLAEALDGERVNRLRDVAAKYDTALVIGIAEHCDNGHIANSALAIDRDGRIAGCYRKTQLFGDEADAFTPGETLEVVELAGVRIGLMICFDIEFPEISRALAAESAELLVSISANMRPFGPDHRLFAQARALENRRPHIYVNQVGQGEAFLFTGDSCYVDTAGRVRVTSSPHAEALALADVSLAVETETRPDYLALRRAVPPIHTDA comes from the coding sequence TTGACGCGCAATACGGCAGATATGCAGGTCGCGTTGGCTCAGCAATGCCCGGTTGTCGCCGACCCGGATACCAATCTGGCAACCGTCGAAACGACGCTCGCCGAACAGACCGAAGCCGACCTGGTGGTCTGGCCGGAGCTTTTCCTCCCTGGATACACCATCGCTCGCGTCGACACGTTGGCTGAGGCGCTCGACGGTGAGCGTGTCAATCGCCTGCGTGACGTGGCAGCCAAATACGATACGGCCTTGGTGATTGGTATCGCAGAACATTGCGATAATGGACATATCGCCAATAGTGCGCTGGCGATCGATCGTGATGGACGCATTGCTGGCTGCTACCGCAAGACTCAGCTATTCGGTGATGAGGCCGACGCTTTTACGCCCGGCGAAACGCTCGAGGTGGTCGAGCTGGCCGGCGTGCGCATCGGTCTCATGATTTGTTTCGATATCGAATTTCCCGAGATAAGCCGGGCGCTCGCCGCCGAGAGCGCGGAGCTTCTGGTTAGCATTTCGGCCAATATGCGCCCGTTTGGCCCCGACCATCGTCTGTTTGCACAAGCTCGGGCGTTGGAAAATCGACGACCGCATATTTATGTCAATCAAGTGGGCCAAGGTGAGGCCTTCCTGTTTACTGGCGATAGTTGTTACGTGGACACAGCGGGGCGGGTGCGCGTGACCAGTTCGCCCCACGCCGAAGCACTCGCGCTCGCCGATGTGTCGTTAGCAGTAGAAACCGAGACTCGCCCGGACTATCTGGCGTTGCGTCGCGCTGTTCCGCCGATACATACGGATGCTTGA
- a CDS encoding ABC transporter ATP-binding protein translates to MGVLKSFIRQYPAQCFIVWVCVVVAGFGEGLTLTTMLPLLSMARGTSGDMGDSGAADTVASVLEFFDLTPTLSVLVTLIVVGLLVKTVLSLLAYRQVGYTVAMIATDLRLRFLRALSNSRWLYFLRQRSGGLANTVSTEATRSASAFENGAKVADMLSQSVIFLCVAMLVNWRAAILALVAGSVIFMSMRVFVKISRKAGSKQQRMFQSLLTLLTDSLASLKPLKSMARESEMDALIQRQTNRLNKALRKQVLSKEALRQIQEFLIGLVMVAGVVAALVLWDLKLPEVMVLVVVLARMLTKLSKVQQRYQKMAVSESFYWSMEASITEASRAEEEAFGGTSPTLETGIELSGVSFSYENHAVLSDINLTIPAGGAVAVVGPSGAGKTTLVDLIIGLLRTERGRITIDGVPIDDMDIRAWRSMIGYVPQDTTLLHDTILANVTVGNPEISEMNAVWALKKSGAWDFVSRLPDGVYTDVGEHGGRFSGGQRQRIVIARALAHEPKLLILDEATSALDPETEASVSATLRELGSEYTILSISHQPTFTKMADRIYYIDGGRATLAEADQLVVT, encoded by the coding sequence GTGGGCGTTCTCAAATCCTTTATTCGTCAGTATCCGGCGCAGTGTTTCATCGTCTGGGTGTGTGTGGTTGTCGCGGGCTTTGGCGAAGGCCTGACATTGACGACCATGTTGCCGCTGTTGTCGATGGCTCGAGGCACTTCGGGCGATATGGGCGACAGTGGGGCGGCCGATACGGTCGCGAGCGTGCTCGAATTTTTTGATTTGACCCCGACGCTTAGCGTGCTAGTGACGTTGATCGTCGTCGGGCTGTTGGTCAAAACAGTCCTATCGCTGCTCGCCTATCGTCAGGTTGGTTACACCGTGGCGATGATCGCGACCGATCTGCGTCTGCGATTTTTACGTGCGCTGTCGAATTCGCGCTGGCTGTATTTTCTACGGCAGCGTTCTGGCGGGCTGGCGAATACCGTGTCGACCGAAGCGACCCGCAGTGCGTCGGCTTTTGAGAATGGGGCGAAGGTCGCCGATATGCTGTCGCAGTCGGTGATCTTTTTGTGTGTCGCCATGCTCGTGAATTGGCGGGCCGCGATATTGGCACTCGTGGCCGGTAGCGTGATCTTTATGTCGATGCGCGTGTTCGTCAAGATTTCGCGCAAGGCCGGCTCGAAACAGCAGCGAATGTTTCAGTCGCTGCTCACATTGCTTACCGATTCGCTGGCTTCGCTCAAGCCGCTGAAGTCGATGGCGCGCGAATCTGAAATGGACGCGCTTATCCAGCGCCAGACCAACCGCTTAAATAAGGCGCTTCGCAAGCAAGTATTGAGCAAGGAAGCGCTCAGACAAATTCAGGAATTCCTGATCGGGCTGGTCATGGTGGCCGGTGTTGTTGCTGCGCTCGTTCTCTGGGATTTGAAGTTACCGGAAGTGATGGTGCTGGTCGTTGTGCTCGCACGGATGCTTACCAAACTGTCGAAGGTGCAGCAGCGTTATCAGAAAATGGCTGTTTCGGAGTCGTTCTATTGGTCCATGGAGGCGTCGATCACCGAAGCTTCCAGGGCTGAAGAAGAGGCCTTCGGGGGCACTTCGCCAACGCTTGAAACTGGTATTGAACTGTCAGGCGTATCGTTTAGTTACGAAAACCATGCAGTTTTAAGCGATATAAACCTGACGATCCCGGCTGGCGGAGCGGTTGCTGTTGTCGGCCCTTCAGGCGCGGGCAAGACGACGCTGGTGGATTTAATTATCGGCCTGCTGCGGACCGAGCGCGGCCGCATCACGATCGACGGCGTGCCGATCGACGATATGGATATCCGCGCCTGGCGATCGATGATTGGCTATGTGCCGCAAGACACCACGCTGTTGCACGACACAATTTTAGCCAATGTGACTGTCGGCAACCCCGAGATTAGTGAGATGAACGCGGTCTGGGCGCTGAAAAAATCCGGCGCTTGGGATTTCGTCTCGCGTTTGCCGGACGGGGTTTATACAGACGTCGGCGAACACGGCGGCCGATTTTCCGGCGGTCAGCGTCAGCGTATCGTCATCGCCCGGGCGCTGGCCCATGAGCCCAAGTTGCTGATTCTGGATGAGGCGACTAGCGCACTGGATCCGGAGACGGAGGCCTCGGTCAGCGCCACGCTACGCGAGTTGGGGAGTGAGTACACCATTTTGTCGATTTCGCACCAACCGACGTTCACGAAAATGGCTGACCGCATTTACTACATCGACGGCGGTCGGGCGACGTTGGCGGAAGCCGATCAATTAGTGGTCACGTGA
- a CDS encoding glycosyltransferase family 2 protein → MPKVTVVIPMFNRETLIADAIDSVLAQTYSDFELVIVDDASTDNSCERVRSYTDSRIRLVHNEVNRGLPASRNHGIAEARGDYTAFLDSDDRATHDRLAKQVAFLDAHPDHAAVSAWMRWIDEAGNNTGKTKRKAGNWRQIQAEMLFRSPIEVSAAMGRTDILRAYPQREEFIRGEDYDLWSRIAANYKLATLPHILLERRKHTGQSTISKADPEIKRGRLQVFAEQLDAMGIEYSDTDLENHYLLRRMHKAGFWPDRAFIDWTKHWITRLQRTNCHRTRYPEPEFSRVLALFWIKTCARGLTSAGPYVLTQLFSLPVITHAPRGLAAEIRTRLRLTS, encoded by the coding sequence ATGCCAAAAGTTACGGTCGTCATCCCCATGTTCAATCGTGAGACGCTGATCGCCGACGCGATCGACAGCGTCCTGGCACAGACGTATAGCGATTTCGAACTCGTCATTGTCGATGACGCCTCCACCGACAATAGTTGTGAGCGCGTGCGCTCGTATACCGACAGCCGCATCCGTCTCGTCCATAACGAGGTCAATAGAGGCCTACCAGCCTCCCGCAACCATGGGATTGCCGAAGCACGCGGCGACTACACCGCGTTTCTAGATAGTGACGACCGAGCCACGCATGATCGGCTGGCAAAACAAGTCGCATTTCTGGACGCCCATCCCGACCACGCCGCGGTCAGCGCATGGATGCGCTGGATTGACGAAGCTGGGAACAACACCGGCAAGACCAAGCGCAAAGCCGGCAACTGGCGACAAATACAAGCCGAAATGCTGTTTCGCTCACCCATTGAGGTGTCAGCGGCCATGGGCCGCACCGACATTCTTCGCGCCTATCCCCAGCGGGAAGAATTCATACGCGGCGAAGATTATGACCTGTGGTCACGCATCGCGGCCAATTACAAACTTGCCACCCTTCCGCACATCCTGCTTGAACGGCGCAAACACACGGGGCAATCCACGATCAGTAAGGCCGACCCCGAAATCAAGCGTGGACGGCTACAAGTATTTGCCGAACAGCTCGATGCCATGGGAATTGAGTATAGCGACACCGATCTCGAAAACCATTATCTGTTACGCCGCATGCACAAGGCTGGTTTCTGGCCCGACCGCGCATTCATCGACTGGACAAAGCACTGGATCACACGTCTACAACGCACCAATTGCCACCGCACTCGCTACCCCGAGCCAGAATTTTCCAGGGTTCTAGCTCTGTTCTGGATAAAAACCTGCGCGCGCGGATTAACCAGCGCCGGACCATACGTATTGACCCAGCTTTTCAGCTTACCGGTTATTACGCACGCACCACGCGGTCTAGCAGCTGAAATCCGAACGAGACTTCGTTTGACGTCGTGA
- a CDS encoding sulfotransferase family 2 domain-containing protein, whose product MKKVLKETKAAFDEHRLAFDFTIETIRAAPTIVQKNKNKSKQIQENWFPGINAVFVHIPKTAGTTTHSLLSEAEHASAKSRLPDAGTKTPNKHATALDWQRALGEEAWQSLFSFCFVRNPWDLMVSSYLWWCQHATKFKSRRRAALQIRKKSFDHFIHSDYGRFYLNEIHGPSLSAWYSDGARDLVDYIGRFETYESDMRHILDRLGVEHGKLPIKQENSTARSAYRDYYSQSGRDIVANRFADIIKRFDYKF is encoded by the coding sequence ATGAAAAAAGTACTCAAAGAGACAAAAGCCGCATTCGACGAACACCGACTAGCGTTCGACTTTACTATTGAAACAATCCGAGCTGCACCGACTATTGTTCAAAAAAATAAAAATAAATCAAAGCAAATACAAGAAAACTGGTTTCCTGGAATCAACGCTGTCTTTGTGCACATACCCAAAACCGCCGGTACAACAACGCATTCACTCCTATCTGAAGCCGAGCACGCATCAGCTAAATCACGCTTGCCAGATGCAGGCACAAAAACACCTAATAAACATGCGACAGCATTGGACTGGCAACGAGCATTAGGCGAAGAAGCCTGGCAGAGCTTATTCTCTTTCTGTTTTGTCCGAAACCCGTGGGACCTTATGGTTTCGAGTTATCTCTGGTGGTGTCAACACGCAACCAAGTTCAAAAGCAGAAGACGTGCTGCGCTACAAATAAGAAAAAAGAGTTTCGATCACTTCATACATTCCGATTACGGTCGCTTTTATCTTAATGAAATCCACGGACCATCCCTCTCGGCGTGGTATAGCGATGGCGCGCGTGACCTGGTCGATTATATCGGGCGTTTCGAAACTTACGAATCAGACATGCGCCATATTCTCGACCGACTCGGCGTCGAGCATGGGAAATTACCAATCAAGCAAGAAAACAGCACAGCGCGTTCGGCTTATCGTGACTATTATTCACAATCCGGGCGCGATATTGTCGCAAATCGATTCGCAGACATTATAAAGCGGTTTGATTATAAATTCTGA